In the genome of Terribacillus sp. FSL K6-0262, one region contains:
- a CDS encoding sugar diacid recognition domain-containing protein translates to MQFLTYELAQEIVGRTMKILNQNINVMNEEGVIIGSGERDRIDQLHTGALLVLEKGESMEIDDASAAEMKGARPGINLPILFNDQVVGVIGITGEPEQIRNYARLVKMAAELVLEQSFLLERVQWKQRLQSEIVNQLIAEGDLNEESIKQRAGFLGMDVGCPRFAIVMEKMDDAQITTQGLIGAVQYEIGRNDLIGVSYNEEIVVLKAAGSKWGLNHFLERLQKISSENVRMGIGRVANQLNQLKASFSQAKNAIMVGSKLDPDRNCFPYEKYQLEIMLSKVIREEDKSAFSYYDNLLDQGRKGELIDTLEAYIREGGELNKIAESLFIHRNTLRYRLDKIAELTGKDPRDAKDLMELYMAKLQRDLS, encoded by the coding sequence ATGCAATTCTTGACGTATGAACTGGCTCAGGAAATTGTCGGACGTACGATGAAGATATTGAATCAAAATATAAATGTCATGAATGAAGAAGGGGTGATCATAGGCTCCGGGGAAAGGGACAGGATCGACCAGCTCCATACCGGCGCGCTGCTAGTACTGGAAAAAGGAGAAAGCATGGAAATAGATGATGCCAGTGCCGCGGAAATGAAAGGGGCAAGGCCAGGTATTAATTTACCGATACTTTTTAACGATCAAGTCGTCGGCGTGATAGGTATCACAGGGGAACCAGAGCAGATCCGGAATTATGCCCGGCTGGTGAAAATGGCGGCAGAATTAGTGCTGGAGCAATCGTTTTTATTGGAGCGGGTGCAATGGAAGCAGCGACTTCAAAGTGAGATTGTCAATCAGCTTATCGCAGAAGGGGACTTGAATGAGGAATCAATCAAGCAGCGGGCTGGATTCCTGGGGATGGATGTAGGATGTCCGAGATTTGCTATCGTGATGGAAAAAATGGATGATGCCCAAATTACCACGCAAGGGCTGATTGGGGCGGTCCAATATGAGATTGGCAGAAACGATTTAATCGGAGTCAGTTATAACGAGGAAATAGTGGTTCTGAAGGCGGCAGGATCGAAATGGGGATTGAATCATTTTTTGGAACGGCTGCAAAAGATATCTTCTGAAAATGTACGAATGGGAATCGGCAGGGTGGCGAATCAGCTAAACCAATTAAAAGCCTCCTTCTCCCAGGCTAAAAATGCCATCATGGTCGGGAGTAAGCTTGATCCGGATAGGAACTGCTTCCCATATGAAAAGTATCAATTGGAGATCATGCTGTCGAAAGTGATCCGGGAAGAGGATAAGAGTGCCTTTTCTTACTATGATAATCTGCTGGATCAAGGCAGGAAGGGGGAGCTGATCGATACATTGGAAGCTTATATAAGAGAGGGCGGGGAATTGAACAAGATTGCAGAAAGCTTGTTTATTCACCGGAATACGCTGAGGTACCGTCTTGATAAGATCGCTGAGCTGACTGGAAAGGATCCGCGGGATGCTAAGGATTTGATGGAGCTGTATATGGCGAAGCTGCAGCGTGATTTGAGCTGA
- a CDS encoding glycerate kinase: MKIVFAPDSYKESLSALEAADAMERGFRSVFPDAVYKKMPMADGGEGTVQSLVDATSGKIEERFVTGPLGKPVKAFFGLMGDGGTAVIEMAAASGLHLVPAADRNPLLTSTRGTGELMAAALDMGVHHIIIGLGGSATNDGGAGMIQALGGRLLDEAGREIGDGGGALSQLAAIDLAGLDDRLKDVLIEVACDVDNPLTGPRGASAIFGPQKGATPEMVEQLDKNLSHFADVAEQALGSSFREIEGVGAAGGLGASLLAFLDAKLKRGIDIVLDAVNFDEAVKDADLVITGEGRIDSQTIYGKTPIGVAKAAKKYGVPVIGLAGTLSEDADVVHEHGIDALFTIVPGVVTLPDALEHAADYMERAARNIAATMKAVKSKQLS; encoded by the coding sequence ATGAAAATTGTATTCGCCCCTGACTCTTATAAAGAAAGTTTATCGGCTCTGGAGGCTGCTGATGCAATGGAGCGAGGCTTTCGATCGGTCTTTCCGGATGCTGTGTATAAGAAAATGCCAATGGCGGACGGAGGGGAAGGAACCGTTCAGTCACTTGTGGATGCAACGAGCGGTAAAATCGAAGAACGATTTGTAACGGGTCCCTTGGGTAAGCCGGTCAAAGCATTCTTTGGCTTGATGGGGGATGGGGGAACAGCTGTCATAGAGATGGCGGCAGCATCAGGGCTGCATCTTGTGCCTGCGGCTGACAGGAATCCGCTGTTGACATCTACCAGAGGAACCGGGGAATTGATGGCCGCTGCTCTTGATATGGGCGTGCATCATATTATCATCGGACTTGGGGGCAGTGCGACAAATGATGGCGGGGCCGGAATGATTCAGGCCCTGGGGGGAAGGCTGCTTGACGAAGCTGGAAGAGAAATCGGTGACGGCGGCGGTGCACTCTCCCAGCTTGCTGCCATAGACTTGGCTGGTCTGGATGACAGATTGAAGGATGTCCTGATCGAAGTGGCCTGTGACGTGGATAATCCTTTGACGGGACCAAGGGGGGCTTCGGCGATTTTCGGTCCCCAAAAGGGCGCCACGCCGGAGATGGTGGAGCAGCTGGATAAGAATCTGTCCCACTTTGCCGATGTTGCAGAGCAAGCGCTTGGGAGCTCCTTCCGGGAGATAGAGGGCGTAGGGGCAGCAGGTGGACTTGGAGCGAGTCTGCTGGCTTTTCTGGATGCAAAGCTGAAAAGGGGAATCGATATTGTCCTGGATGCGGTGAACTTCGATGAAGCAGTCAAGGATGCCGATCTTGTCATCACGGGGGAGGGGCGGATCGATAGTCAGACGATTTACGGCAAAACCCCGATCGGCGTAGCGAAAGCAGCTAAAAAATATGGTGTTCCTGTAATCGGGCTTGCGGGGACATTGTCGGAAGATGCTGATGTTGTGCATGAGCACGGAATTGATGCGCTTTTCACGATCGTTCCGGGTGTGGTGACACTGCCGGATGCATTGGAACATGCTGCAGATTATATGGAAAGAGCGGCAAGAAACATTGCAGCGACGATGAAGGCGGTTAAATCCAAGCAGCTATCATAG
- a CDS encoding SLC13 family permease, with protein sequence MDVTVSALGAICSLIIAIVLILKKVPPAYGMVAGALIGGLIGGVNITDTVALMMEGAQDIIPAVLRILAAGILAGVLIESGAASSIAETIVKKIGETRALLALSIATMILTTVGVFVDVAVITVSPIALAIAKRANLSKTAILLAMIGGGKAGNIMSPNPNAIAASDAFGIPLTSVMAAGIIPAIFGVAVTYLLAKRLVEKGTAVASQDVEMTDSTKLPLFITALIAPLITIILLSLRPLFDIDIDPMVALPVGGIIGAIAMKKTRKINEYAISGLSKMSGVAIMLLGTGTLAGIIANSALKDVLIDALNATGLPAFVLAPVSGIFMSAATASSTAGTAVASSVFSGTILDLGVSALAGAAMIHAGATVLDHLPHGSFFHATAGSVHMAIKERLKLMPYESLVGLTLAIISTLIFGIFKFFG encoded by the coding sequence ATGGACGTTACTGTAAGCGCTTTAGGAGCGATATGTTCCTTGATCATAGCTATTGTACTTATCTTGAAAAAAGTGCCGCCCGCATATGGGATGGTTGCCGGAGCTTTGATCGGCGGCTTGATCGGCGGTGTGAATATCACGGATACAGTCGCCTTGATGATGGAAGGGGCACAGGATATCATTCCGGCGGTGCTGCGGATTTTGGCTGCGGGTATCCTGGCAGGTGTCCTGATCGAATCGGGGGCTGCTTCCTCGATTGCGGAAACGATTGTCAAAAAAATCGGGGAAACACGTGCATTGCTGGCATTATCCATTGCTACGATGATCCTGACAACGGTCGGGGTGTTCGTGGACGTGGCTGTCATCACCGTCTCCCCAATCGCTTTAGCGATTGCCAAGCGAGCTAATCTATCCAAAACGGCCATTCTTTTGGCGATGATCGGCGGAGGCAAGGCGGGGAATATCATGTCGCCCAACCCGAATGCGATCGCTGCTTCTGATGCATTCGGTATCCCGCTTACATCGGTCATGGCTGCAGGAATCATCCCAGCTATTTTCGGTGTGGCTGTTACGTATCTTTTGGCAAAGCGGCTCGTCGAAAAAGGTACTGCGGTGGCAAGCCAGGATGTTGAAATGACAGATAGTACAAAGCTGCCTTTATTTATCACCGCATTGATTGCACCGCTCATCACCATCATCCTGCTCTCCTTGCGTCCTTTATTCGATATCGATATCGATCCGATGGTTGCGCTGCCGGTTGGGGGTATCATTGGTGCCATTGCAATGAAAAAGACCAGGAAGATCAATGAATATGCGATTTCTGGTTTGAGTAAAATGTCCGGAGTGGCCATCATGCTGCTGGGGACTGGAACGCTGGCGGGGATCATTGCCAACTCTGCATTGAAGGATGTCCTGATTGATGCGTTGAATGCCACTGGGCTGCCGGCTTTTGTATTGGCGCCTGTTTCGGGTATCTTCATGTCCGCGGCAACTGCTTCCTCAACGGCTGGTACGGCAGTGGCAAGCAGCGTCTTCAGCGGCACCATTTTGGATTTGGGTGTGTCTGCTTTGGCTGGAGCTGCCATGATTCATGCAGGTGCAACGGTACTGGATCACTTGCCGCACGGGAGCTTTTTCCATGCGACAGCAGGAAGTGTCCATATGGCCATCAAGGAGCGCCTGAAGCTGATGCCATACGAATCCTTGGTCGGGCTGACACTCGCGATCATTTCAACGCTTATATTCGGGATCTTTAAGTTCTTTGGTTAA
- a CDS encoding tetratricopeptide repeat protein: protein MGENIFNHTDIVDRLDNWSINIRLDKRDTAASIHQDIKNMIADYDISTLITYFLLESRFYLMNKDPVHAAMSLADAKKYTDHFHDIHLHHLHIAEGIIFYDENRFQEALNCFEKAERYLDQLEDPAEIGEFHLRKAMTYFYLDITSLSVLHGERAAEAFRPHKTLEFLLARTEMMQGLNFADLHKYDRAEACLQRALTSFKRLENHNFITSSNLNLGVLYVKRNLPAVAIHYLEEALKGNQERIHLKILYLLADCYWKTNQTSKALKTYTEGFSISTKKDDTAKKWEFAMLHKKYEDKLNFESVWQEGIDYFTKINDNYNVRRFSKELAEYYTESNQYELASRYYALALL, encoded by the coding sequence ATGGGAGAGAATATCTTTAATCATACTGATATTGTGGATCGATTGGACAACTGGTCTATCAATATTCGATTAGATAAAAGAGATACTGCTGCAAGTATCCATCAGGATATAAAGAACATGATCGCCGATTACGATATCAGTACGCTTATCACCTATTTCTTGCTGGAAAGCCGCTTCTATTTAATGAATAAAGATCCTGTCCATGCTGCCATGTCCCTTGCTGACGCCAAAAAATACACTGACCACTTCCATGATATTCATCTCCACCACCTGCATATAGCAGAAGGTATCATCTTCTACGATGAAAATCGTTTCCAGGAAGCACTGAACTGCTTCGAGAAAGCCGAAAGATATTTAGATCAATTAGAAGATCCGGCAGAGATAGGCGAATTTCACCTCCGCAAGGCAATGACGTATTTTTATCTCGACATTACATCGTTATCTGTGCTTCATGGAGAGAGAGCAGCAGAGGCCTTTAGACCCCATAAGACATTAGAGTTTTTACTCGCCCGTACAGAAATGATGCAAGGGCTCAATTTTGCGGATTTACACAAATATGATCGTGCAGAAGCATGTCTCCAAAGAGCCTTGACATCATTCAAGAGACTTGAAAATCATAATTTCATCACTTCATCGAACCTCAACCTTGGCGTCCTGTATGTCAAACGCAATCTTCCAGCTGTGGCAATTCATTATCTTGAAGAAGCACTGAAAGGAAATCAAGAACGCATCCATTTAAAAATCTTATATCTGCTGGCTGATTGCTATTGGAAGACCAATCAAACTTCCAAAGCACTGAAAACGTACACAGAAGGTTTCAGCATAAGCACCAAAAAGGATGATACAGCGAAAAAGTGGGAATTTGCCATGCTACACAAGAAATATGAAGATAAATTGAATTTTGAAAGCGTATGGCAAGAAGGCATAGATTATTTTACAAAAATTAACGATAATTACAATGTAAGGAGGTTTTCAAAGGAGTTGGCAGAATATTATACTGAAAGTAATCAGTACGAACTTGCTTCCAGATACTATGCCTTGGCTCTACTATAA
- a CDS encoding DUF2268 domain-containing protein produces the protein MSVIRTDEWLLHDYEDPVGMCGQLTEHFPGASASEIYDYLVRHGMYRPLKKRGEQLLDQKVWEIVKQDEAFLQKEWGGPDIPIFIFPSDVHNEWLQAQLGGKSGLAFGDKLFLFISPKNTEEEIKAIFTHEYNHVCRLNHFDKKEGMYTLLDTIVLEGIAENAVRERLGEELTASWASFYSDKEIAKMWADYILPKRRLLREEQEFQAILFGHRKYPKMLGYCAGYHVVKRYMERNSLSSKDLLPVEADVIAGGN, from the coding sequence ATGAGTGTAATCAGGACAGATGAATGGCTGCTTCATGATTATGAGGATCCAGTCGGGATGTGCGGGCAGCTGACAGAACATTTCCCGGGAGCTTCTGCTTCTGAAATATATGATTACCTCGTCAGGCATGGCATGTATCGCCCGCTGAAGAAGCGGGGGGAACAGCTGCTGGATCAGAAGGTGTGGGAGATAGTGAAGCAGGACGAGGCTTTCCTGCAGAAGGAATGGGGAGGTCCGGATATACCGATCTTTATCTTTCCATCAGATGTGCATAATGAATGGCTCCAAGCACAATTGGGAGGCAAGTCCGGGCTGGCTTTCGGTGATAAGCTTTTTTTATTTATCTCCCCGAAAAACACGGAAGAGGAAATAAAGGCAATATTTACGCATGAATACAATCATGTCTGCCGGCTGAATCACTTTGACAAAAAGGAAGGGATGTACACGCTGCTGGATACGATCGTATTGGAGGGGATCGCGGAAAATGCGGTCAGGGAAAGACTGGGGGAGGAGCTGACTGCAAGCTGGGCATCCTTTTATTCGGATAAGGAAATCGCCAAAATGTGGGCGGATTACATTCTGCCCAAGCGGCGGCTATTACGTGAGGAGCAGGAATTTCAAGCGATTTTATTCGGTCATCGTAAATATCCGAAGATGCTTGGTTATTGTGCCGGTTATCATGTAGTGAAAAGGTATATGGAGAGAAATAGCCTATCAAGCAAGGACTTGCTGCCTGTCGAAGCGGATGTGATTGCCGGCGGGAATTAA
- the proS gene encoding proline--tRNA ligase has product MSENTNDFTKWYIDTIQKADLVDYTPVRGSIAFKPDGYEIWEHIQEAMDKRFKETGHRNAYFPMLIPESFFQKEKDHIEGFSPELPWVTEAAGEKLEERLALRPTSETMIGHLYSNWIKSYRDLPVLINQWANVFRWEKKTLPFIRTSEFLWQEGHTAHVDEEDARKETMQMLNIYKEVVEDLLAIPVYDGQKTPSERFAGAVDTFSIEAMMKDGKAVQAGTSHYLGTKFAEAFDIKYLNKENKHTHVHTTSWGTSTRLIGSMIMVHGDEQGLVLPPKVAPTQVVLIPVGPWKKNPAIIEKLDEIFAALKAQGIRVRLDDSDQSPGFKFNEWELKGVPVRMELGPRDLDNDQALMKARDAEEKVSVPLEGIVEAIQKELETMQTRLFEKAKAFRAEHSHTHIDTMEQLKQHLTESEQNGQIPGWILAGWCGDDACEDKVKEETKFTTRNIPFNPPAEKHTCLHCGKEAKHTVWFARAY; this is encoded by the coding sequence ATGTCCGAGAATACAAATGATTTTACCAAGTGGTATATCGATACCATTCAAAAAGCCGATTTGGTCGATTATACGCCAGTCCGCGGGAGTATTGCATTCAAGCCCGACGGCTATGAAATTTGGGAGCATATCCAGGAAGCGATGGATAAGCGTTTCAAGGAAACCGGACACCGCAATGCCTACTTCCCTATGCTGATTCCGGAATCTTTCTTCCAGAAGGAAAAGGATCATATCGAAGGCTTCTCACCGGAGCTTCCTTGGGTGACAGAGGCTGCCGGGGAGAAGCTGGAGGAACGGTTAGCGCTGCGTCCGACATCCGAGACGATGATTGGTCATTTATATTCCAATTGGATCAAGAGCTATCGGGATCTGCCGGTGTTGATCAATCAATGGGCGAATGTCTTCCGCTGGGAAAAGAAAACTCTCCCATTCATCCGTACTTCTGAATTCCTATGGCAGGAAGGTCACACCGCTCATGTGGATGAAGAAGATGCGCGCAAGGAAACGATGCAAATGCTGAACATATACAAGGAAGTCGTGGAGGATTTGCTTGCGATTCCAGTTTATGATGGGCAAAAGACACCATCCGAACGCTTTGCCGGTGCGGTCGATACATTCTCGATCGAAGCGATGATGAAGGATGGAAAAGCTGTTCAAGCAGGGACTTCCCACTACTTGGGTACCAAGTTCGCTGAAGCGTTCGATATCAAATATCTGAACAAAGAAAATAAACACACGCATGTGCATACTACATCATGGGGTACATCCACACGGCTCATCGGTTCGATGATCATGGTTCATGGCGATGAACAAGGACTTGTTTTACCGCCGAAAGTGGCACCGACACAAGTCGTTTTGATTCCTGTTGGTCCATGGAAGAAAAACCCTGCCATCATCGAGAAATTGGATGAGATCTTCGCAGCCCTGAAAGCCCAAGGCATCCGTGTTCGTCTCGATGATTCCGATCAATCACCAGGCTTCAAATTCAATGAATGGGAGCTAAAAGGTGTGCCAGTACGCATGGAGCTTGGCCCGCGTGATTTGGATAATGATCAAGCGCTTATGAAAGCCCGTGATGCAGAAGAAAAAGTATCGGTTCCTCTGGAAGGCATTGTCGAAGCGATCCAAAAAGAGCTGGAAACCATGCAAACCCGCCTGTTCGAAAAAGCCAAAGCTTTCCGCGCAGAGCACTCCCATACACATATCGATACAATGGAACAGCTGAAACAGCATCTGACCGAGTCTGAACAAAACGGTCAAATTCCTGGCTGGATCCTGGCAGGCTGGTGCGGCGATGACGCTTGTGAAGATAAAGTAAAAGAAGAAACGAAATTCACAACCCGAAATATCCCATTCAACCCGCCAGCTGAAAAGCACACTTGCCTGCATTGCGGCAAAGAAGCAAAACATACCGTTTGGTTTGCTCGCGCTTATTGA
- the codB gene encoding cytosine permease has protein sequence MEKIDHDFSLREVPKSHRNGFWRMLMVMLGFTFFSASMIAGGTLGLGLSMTQFIWIVLAGNLILGIYTGALAYISAKTGLSTHLLTRYAFGEKGSYVSSFLLSATQIGWFGVGVAMFAVPVQKVTGIDTAILIVIFGLLMTATAFFGMKALTILSFIAVPAIIVLGGYSAFGAVNDIGGLDMLMQHKPTEVLGAAAALTIGVGSFISGGTLTPDFTRFAKSPKVGVSTTVIAFLIGNSLMFAFGAIGAIVTGQSDISEVMFMQGLIIPAIIVLGLNIWTTNDNAIYAASLGISNITKIKKNKVVIVNGIIGTILAMWLYNNFTGFLTALGSVLPPIGAILIADYFIVRRGKYPEFDTMTFKAVNWNAMAAWAVGAGAAKFLPGIPPLNGLIGAAAVYVVLSIITAKAAEAKLNLNVEKVTES, from the coding sequence ATGGAAAAGATAGATCATGATTTTTCTTTAAGGGAAGTACCTAAATCGCATCGAAACGGTTTTTGGAGGATGCTCATGGTAATGCTTGGGTTTACCTTCTTTTCCGCGAGTATGATAGCGGGAGGAACGTTGGGACTAGGATTATCCATGACGCAATTCATCTGGATTGTACTGGCAGGAAATTTAATTTTAGGTATATACACAGGCGCGCTCGCTTATATCTCAGCGAAAACTGGCCTCTCCACGCATTTATTGACACGCTATGCATTTGGTGAAAAGGGATCTTATGTATCTTCTTTCCTGTTGAGTGCTACACAAATCGGCTGGTTCGGTGTCGGAGTGGCAATGTTCGCTGTGCCAGTTCAAAAGGTGACCGGAATTGATACTGCTATATTGATTGTTATTTTTGGATTATTGATGACAGCTACAGCTTTCTTCGGAATGAAAGCTCTGACGATTTTAAGCTTTATCGCTGTCCCGGCAATAATTGTCCTGGGTGGATATTCTGCTTTTGGGGCAGTGAATGATATTGGCGGCTTGGATATGCTTATGCAGCATAAGCCCACCGAAGTGCTGGGTGCAGCGGCAGCACTGACAATCGGTGTCGGTTCGTTCATCAGCGGGGGAACGTTAACACCGGACTTCACTCGATTCGCGAAGAGCCCAAAAGTGGGGGTCTCTACGACAGTTATCGCATTTCTTATCGGAAATTCCCTTATGTTCGCGTTCGGTGCAATTGGCGCAATCGTTACAGGTCAGTCGGATATTTCAGAAGTGATGTTCATGCAAGGGCTTATCATACCGGCAATTATCGTCTTGGGCTTGAATATTTGGACGACAAACGATAACGCAATCTATGCTGCGAGCCTGGGAATCTCCAACATTACTAAAATCAAGAAAAACAAAGTGGTTATCGTAAATGGTATTATCGGCACAATCTTGGCTATGTGGCTGTATAACAATTTTACAGGTTTTCTTACAGCGCTAGGGTCTGTATTACCGCCGATCGGCGCCATTTTGATTGCGGATTATTTCATCGTACGCCGCGGGAAGTATCCGGAGTTCGACACGATGACATTCAAAGCAGTGAACTGGAATGCGATGGCAGCGTGGGCTGTCGGGGCCGGCGCAGCGAAGTTCCTGCCGGGTATACCGCCGCTGAATGGATTGATTGGTGCGGCGGCAGTATATGTGGTTCTTTCAATCATTACAGCAAAAGCAGCGGAAGCGAAACTAAATCTCAATGTGGAAAAGGTGACAGAATCATGA
- a CDS encoding amino acid permease, protein MAQQGLKRDLSNRHVQLIAIGGTIGTGLFLGSGKAIQLAGPSIIFAYLIVGIALFFVMRALGELLLSKAGYQSITDIAEDYLGPWASFVTGWTYWFCWIMTAMADVIAVGVYVNYWFDIPQWVPALICVIVLLGLNLLTVKLFGELEFWFALIKVITILALIGIGIVLLVIGFQTDTGAVSVANLWEHGGLFPNGIPGFLLAFQMVVFAYVGVELIGVSAAETADPAKNIPSAINKIPLRILFFYVGALLILLMINPWTELNAAESPFVKTFSLVGIPLAAGIINFVVLTSAASAGNSGMFSTSRTLYNLSKQGQGPSQLAKLNKKHVPANALWLSAIVVSVGALLSKLIPDQAFSIVTTISAICFIWVWSIILICHIKYKKTRPALQAKSTFKAPFAPFVNYAVLAMFAGVLVIMLSADETRPALLLTPLWFVLLLGLYGGRKKRSN, encoded by the coding sequence TTGGCACAACAAGGGCTGAAAAGGGACTTATCAAATAGACATGTACAGCTGATTGCCATTGGCGGTACGATCGGTACGGGGTTATTCCTGGGATCCGGGAAAGCGATCCAGCTGGCTGGCCCATCGATCATCTTTGCATATTTGATTGTTGGCATTGCGCTGTTTTTTGTGATGAGGGCGCTTGGGGAGCTGCTTTTATCAAAGGCAGGCTATCAATCCATCACGGACATAGCCGAAGATTATCTTGGACCTTGGGCATCGTTTGTGACGGGCTGGACGTATTGGTTTTGCTGGATAATGACAGCGATGGCGGATGTGATTGCTGTCGGGGTGTATGTGAATTATTGGTTCGATATCCCGCAATGGGTACCTGCACTTATCTGCGTCATCGTTTTATTGGGACTTAATTTACTTACGGTCAAGCTGTTTGGGGAATTGGAATTTTGGTTCGCCTTGATCAAGGTGATCACGATCTTGGCCCTGATCGGTATTGGCATCGTGCTGCTGGTGATTGGTTTCCAGACAGATACAGGAGCCGTTTCGGTTGCCAATCTATGGGAGCACGGAGGACTGTTTCCCAATGGGATTCCTGGCTTCCTGCTCGCCTTCCAGATGGTCGTCTTCGCGTATGTCGGTGTGGAATTGATCGGTGTATCGGCAGCCGAAACTGCTGACCCAGCCAAGAATATCCCCTCGGCGATCAATAAGATACCGTTACGGATCCTATTTTTCTACGTGGGCGCACTTTTGATTCTATTGATGATAAATCCATGGACAGAGCTGAATGCAGCAGAAAGCCCATTCGTGAAGACATTCAGCTTGGTCGGCATTCCGCTTGCGGCAGGCATCATCAACTTTGTCGTATTGACATCGGCAGCATCTGCCGGGAACAGCGGCATGTTCTCCACCAGCCGGACTTTATACAACTTGAGCAAGCAAGGACAAGGTCCATCGCAGCTTGCCAAATTGAATAAAAAGCACGTCCCGGCGAACGCTTTATGGCTGTCGGCAATCGTTGTATCCGTGGGGGCGCTCTTAAGCAAACTCATCCCGGATCAAGCCTTCAGCATTGTCACGACTATCAGTGCCATCTGTTTTATTTGGGTTTGGAGCATCATTCTTATCTGTCATATCAAATATAAGAAAACCCGTCCTGCATTGCAGGCAAAATCAACGTTCAAGGCACCGTTTGCGCCATTTGTGAACTATGCTGTGCTGGCGATGTTTGCAGGGGTCCTCGTTATCATGCTGTCGGCGGATGAAACGCGGCCGGCGCTGCTGCTGACGCCTTTGTGGTTTGTATTGCTGCTTGGGCTGTATGGGGGCAGAAAGAAACGGTCCAATTAA
- a CDS encoding cytosine deaminase has translation MIITNAKLRNREGLWQIQITEGKIERIAPSIESNRDEQIMDVQGNLVLPPFIEPHIHLDTTLTAGEPNWNESGTLFEGIQRWAERKELLTLEDVKTRAKQALKWQIAQGIQHVRTHVDVTDPNLTALKALLEVKEEMAAYVDLQLVAFPQEGILSYPSGEELLEEALRMGADVVGGIPHYEFTREYGVESLQKAFELAEKYDRLVDIHCDEIDDEQSRFVEVVAAEAYRYGMGERVTASHTTAMGSYNDAYTSKLFRLLKLSNINMVANPLVNIHLQGRFDTYPKRRGITRVKELTEAGINVSFGHDDIFDPWYPLGTGNMLQVLHMGIHVTQLMGYEQIVNSIDMITANSAKTLHIEDKYGIEEGKPANLIVLEAENEYEAIRKQAAVLYSVRNGEVIAETKPRDTKLTLAGNIERITFSK, from the coding sequence ATGATTATTACAAATGCGAAGCTAAGAAATAGAGAAGGACTCTGGCAAATACAAATCACAGAAGGAAAAATCGAAAGAATCGCTCCATCGATCGAATCAAACCGTGACGAGCAAATCATGGATGTGCAGGGCAACCTGGTACTGCCGCCATTTATTGAACCGCATATTCACCTGGATACAACGCTGACCGCAGGCGAGCCGAACTGGAATGAAAGCGGGACATTATTTGAAGGCATCCAGCGCTGGGCTGAGCGCAAAGAGCTGCTGACGCTGGAGGATGTGAAAACGAGGGCGAAGCAAGCATTGAAATGGCAGATTGCCCAAGGCATCCAGCATGTCCGGACGCATGTGGATGTCACGGACCCGAATTTGACAGCATTGAAGGCATTGCTGGAAGTGAAGGAGGAGATGGCTGCTTATGTGGACCTGCAGCTTGTGGCTTTTCCACAGGAAGGCATCCTCTCTTATCCAAGCGGGGAAGAGCTGCTTGAAGAAGCACTCCGCATGGGAGCCGATGTCGTTGGAGGAATCCCGCATTATGAATTCACTCGTGAGTACGGCGTGGAATCCTTACAGAAAGCCTTTGAATTAGCGGAAAAATATGACCGTCTCGTAGACATCCATTGTGATGAAATCGACGACGAACAATCCCGATTTGTCGAAGTAGTGGCAGCCGAGGCATATCGATACGGCATGGGAGAACGAGTGACGGCCAGCCATACGACGGCCATGGGCTCTTATAACGATGCCTATACTTCCAAGCTCTTCCGATTGCTCAAACTATCCAATATCAACATGGTTGCCAACCCATTGGTCAATATACACCTTCAAGGGCGCTTCGACACGTATCCGAAACGAAGAGGAATCACAAGGGTGAAGGAGCTGACAGAAGCTGGAATCAACGTCAGCTTTGGACATGATGACATCTTCGATCCATGGTATCCGCTGGGAACAGGCAACATGCTGCAAGTCCTGCACATGGGCATCCACGTCACACAGCTGATGGGCTATGAACAAATCGTTAATTCCATCGATATGATCACAGCAAATAGCGCAAAAACGCTGCACATCGAAGACAAATACGGCATCGAAGAAGGAAAGCCTGCCAACTTGATCGTGCTGGAAGCAGAGAATGAATACGAAGCGATCCGGAAGCAGGCGGCTGTTCTGTATTCTGTACGGAATGGTGAGGTTATTGCGGAGACGAAGCCGAGGGATACGAAATTGACGCTAGCTGGTAATATTGAAAGAATAACATTTTCTAAATAA